One Littorina saxatilis isolate snail1 linkage group LG12, US_GU_Lsax_2.0, whole genome shotgun sequence genomic region harbors:
- the LOC138982915 gene encoding uncharacterized protein, translating to MERVKDIQGVPETQILPAPWSIGRGIANGKVMTLRFDGHASFKPHSRFDGHASFKPHSRFDGHASFKPHSRFDGHASFKPHSRFDGHASFKPHSRFDGHASFKPHSRFHGHASFKPHSRFDGHASFKPHICFDGHASFKPHSRFDGHASFKPHSRFDGHASFKPHSRFDGHASFKPHSRFDGHASFKPHSRFDGHASFKPHICFDGHASFKPHSRFDGHASFKPHSRFSLRV from the exons ATGGAGAGGGTGAAGGACATTCAGGGCGTCCCGGAGACCCAGATCCTTCCCGCGCCGTGGTCGATAGGGAGAGGAATCGCAAACGGCAAGGTTATGACTCT CCGTTTCGACGGCCACGCTTCCTTCAAGCCTCACAGCCGTTTTGACGGCCACGCTTCCTTCAAGCCTCACAGCCGTTTTGACGGCCACGCTTCCTTCAAGCCTCACAGCCGTTTTGACGGCCACGCTTCCTTCAAGCCTCACAGCCGTTTCGACGGCCACGCTTCCTTCAAGCCTCACAGCCGTTTTGACGGCCACGCTTCCTTCAAGCCTCACAGCCGTTTCCACGGCCACGCTTCCTTCAAGCCTCACAGCCGTTTTGACGGCCACGCTTCCTTCAAGCCTCACATCTGTTTCGACGGCCACGCTTCCTTCAAGCCTCACAGCCGTTTTGACGGCCACGCTTCCTTCAAGCCTCACAGCCGTTTTGACGGCCACGCTTCCTTCAAGCCTCACAGCCGTTTTGACGGCCACGCTTCCTTCAAGCCTCACAGCCGTTTTGACGGCCACGCTTCCTTCAAGCCTCACAGCCGTTTTGACGGCCACGCTTCCTTCAAGCCTCACATCTGTTTCGACGGCCACGCTTCCTTCAAGCCTCACAGCCGTTTTGACGGCCACGCTTCCTTCAAGCCTCACAGCCGTTTCAGTCTACGAGTCTGA